A single region of the Microbulbifer sp. MKSA007 genome encodes:
- a CDS encoding pteridine reductase, which yields MRNVLITGAAARLGRAIAEELHRDHRVVIHYRNSADAAKALANELNQRRPNSAIALHSELNSAEACSNLAQRAQEAWGGIDVLINNASAFHPTPVGKATEEDWDRLVGSNLKAPFFLTQALKETLSQQQGCVVNMADIHAERPMPEHTIYCAAKAGLVMLSKSLALELSPQVRVNAVAPGAILWPEQEATNEAKKAQITHRIPLARTGDPSDIAKTVRFLVCDAPYINGQVIAVDGGRNLNI from the coding sequence TTGCGTAATGTGCTAATTACCGGTGCCGCTGCACGCCTGGGTCGTGCTATTGCTGAAGAACTACATAGAGATCACAGAGTTGTTATTCACTATCGCAACTCGGCTGATGCTGCCAAGGCACTGGCAAACGAGCTGAACCAACGTCGTCCCAACTCTGCCATAGCGTTGCACAGTGAGTTGAATAGCGCCGAAGCCTGTTCCAATCTGGCCCAACGTGCACAAGAGGCCTGGGGCGGTATTGATGTTTTGATCAACAATGCCTCAGCATTTCACCCCACGCCTGTGGGGAAGGCGACCGAGGAGGACTGGGATCGGCTGGTAGGCAGTAACCTCAAAGCCCCCTTCTTTCTCACTCAGGCCCTGAAAGAAACACTCAGCCAACAACAGGGTTGCGTTGTTAATATGGCGGATATTCACGCCGAGCGCCCGATGCCCGAGCACACTATTTACTGCGCCGCCAAGGCTGGGCTGGTAATGCTGTCAAAAAGCCTCGCTCTGGAGCTGTCTCCCCAGGTCCGGGTCAATGCAGTCGCCCCCGGTGCCATTCTTTGGCCGGAGCAAGAGGCAACTAACGAAGCCAAGAAAGCACAAATCACCCATCGCATTCCTTTGGCCCGAACCGGTGACCCCAGCGATATCGCCAAAACCGTGCGCTTCCTGGTCTGTGATGCCCCCTATATCAACGGTCAGGTTATTGCCGTTGACGGCGGCCGCAACCTCAATATCTAG
- a CDS encoding multifunctional CCA addition/repair protein: MKIYLVGGAVRDKLLNRPVTERDWVVVGADADRMQDLGYSPVGKDFPVFLHPETGEEYALARTERKSGHGYGGFTVNADANITLEEDLLRRDLTINAIAEDTNGNLIDPYGGQEDLGARLLRHVSPAFAEDPLRVLRVARFAARYHHLGFSVAPETMILMRHMVEAGEVEYLVAERVWKEVSRALTEPDPDIFIRVLRDCGALSVLLPELENLFGVPQPPKHHPEVDTGEHVLLALRAAPAELPLRFAVLLHDLGKGLTPEEILPSHHGHEAAGVPLVKAVCERWRTPKDLTALAVGVCEYHLHCHRAFELRPQTIMKMIRSLDALRRPERFENFLRACEADARGREGLENRDYPQVDFLRAARDGAAAVTAEELIKQGYQGAKLGQALDRERIKAIAKVKDDYIA; this comes from the coding sequence TTGAAGATCTACCTTGTTGGCGGCGCAGTGCGCGACAAACTTTTGAATCGTCCAGTCACCGAGCGTGACTGGGTAGTGGTTGGGGCAGATGCAGATAGAATGCAGGACCTCGGATACAGCCCTGTCGGCAAAGATTTTCCAGTATTCCTACACCCTGAGACCGGTGAAGAATACGCGCTCGCTCGCACCGAAAGAAAGAGCGGACACGGCTATGGCGGATTTACCGTTAATGCCGATGCCAATATCACCCTGGAAGAGGATCTTCTGAGGCGAGATCTCACTATTAATGCCATTGCAGAAGACACCAACGGCAATCTAATTGACCCCTACGGTGGGCAGGAAGATCTTGGAGCTCGGCTTTTGCGCCATGTTTCCCCTGCTTTTGCAGAAGACCCCCTAAGAGTACTGCGAGTGGCCCGCTTTGCCGCCCGCTACCATCACCTCGGCTTTAGCGTTGCTCCTGAGACCATGATACTCATGCGCCACATGGTAGAAGCAGGTGAAGTGGAATATCTGGTGGCCGAGAGGGTCTGGAAAGAGGTAAGCCGGGCACTTACCGAGCCAGACCCCGATATTTTTATTCGGGTACTGCGAGACTGCGGCGCCCTATCAGTACTTTTACCAGAGTTAGAGAATTTGTTTGGTGTTCCTCAGCCGCCCAAACACCATCCCGAAGTGGACACTGGAGAACACGTACTACTAGCCCTGCGCGCCGCACCGGCAGAGCTCCCCTTGCGTTTTGCAGTACTGCTACACGACCTGGGCAAAGGACTGACTCCCGAGGAGATTCTCCCCAGCCACCACGGCCACGAGGCCGCAGGCGTACCTCTTGTAAAGGCCGTCTGTGAGCGCTGGCGTACCCCAAAAGACCTGACAGCACTAGCTGTCGGGGTCTGCGAATATCACCTGCATTGCCACAGAGCCTTCGAATTGCGCCCACAGACCATTATGAAGATGATCCGCAGTCTGGATGCCTTGCGACGTCCCGAGCGATTTGAAAACTTTCTTCGCGCCTGTGAGGCTGATGCCCGAGGTCGTGAGGGACTGGAGAATCGAGATTATCCACAGGTGGACTTTTTGCGCGCCGCTCGAGATGGGGCAGCGGCAGTAACTGCTGAGGAGTTGATTAAACAGGGCTACCAGGGTGCGAAACTCGGGCAAGCACTGGACCGGGAGCGCATCAAGGCAATCGCCAAAGTAAAGGATGACTACATTGCGTAA
- a CDS encoding helix-turn-helix domain-containing protein produces the protein MSELHVLTTGEAARYCGVNFRTVIRWIERGQLKAYKLPGRGDHRICVEDFVGFLRDNSMPVPNDLAVPSRKVLLLTTDPELTSSGRQALQQMGCEVEVASDSFSAGIMMASAKPALLVVDTGLLGESGFQVLDYLRSRSEYSNLSILVVPSDDDGEKARWLDAGADALLTHRSEHGELSAKAKLLLEADA, from the coding sequence ATGAGCGAATTACATGTGCTAACCACCGGGGAAGCAGCCAGGTACTGCGGTGTTAACTTCCGAACGGTGATTCGCTGGATTGAGCGTGGCCAGCTCAAGGCATACAAACTTCCAGGGCGCGGTGACCACCGTATCTGTGTTGAGGATTTCGTGGGCTTCCTGCGGGATAACTCAATGCCAGTTCCAAACGACTTGGCAGTTCCCAGTCGAAAAGTGCTCTTGTTAACGACTGATCCTGAGCTGACTTCAAGTGGACGCCAGGCGCTTCAACAGATGGGGTGTGAGGTTGAAGTAGCCAGTGATAGTTTTTCCGCCGGTATCATGATGGCGAGTGCCAAGCCGGCGTTGTTAGTGGTTGACACTGGGTTGCTTGGGGAGAGTGGGTTTCAGGTGCTGGACTACCTCAGATCCCGCAGTGAGTATTCGAACTTGAGCATTCTAGTTGTACCTTCTGATGATGATGGAGAGAAAGCCCGTTGGCTGGATGCTGGAGCTGATGCCCTTTTAACTCACCGCTCTGAGCACGGTGAACTTTCTGCAAAGGCCAAGCTTTTGTTGGAAGCTGATGCCTAA
- a CDS encoding SpoVR family protein has product MLDKFASGAEAPESESRQPISTSSEWTFELIQEYDRAIGALAEEFGLDTYPNQIEVICSEQMMDAYSSVGMPVGYHHWSFGKQFISVENNYQRGLMGLAYEIVINSNPCIAYLMEENTMTMQALVIAHASYGHNSFFKGNYLFRSWTDASSIIDYLIFAKNYISRCEERYGLDEVEAILDSCHALMNYGVDRYKRPYPISAIEEERQQQEREEYRQRQLNDLWRTIPKLGDGIEETKEKRFPEEPQENILYFVEKNAPLLENWQRELVRIVRKLAQYFYPQRQTQVMNEGWATFWHYTLLTELYKRGRVTEGFMMEFLQSHTNVIYQPSFDSPHYSGINPYTLGFSIFTDLRRICESPTEEDRCWFPDIAGSNWRETLQFAMRDFKDESFILQFLSPKVMRDMKLFCISDNDKENDIIVSAIHDESGYRQLRENLAGQYNLGNREPNIQVYSVDTRGDRSLTLHHTQHRRRPLGKDTTEVLRHLHRLWGFDVHLNSLNGDQITASCHCPEQGRDRPEGEEESMLIPKPI; this is encoded by the coding sequence ATGCTCGACAAATTTGCCAGTGGCGCTGAAGCACCTGAATCTGAGTCGCGTCAGCCCATATCAACAAGCTCAGAATGGACTTTTGAATTAATTCAGGAATATGATCGCGCCATCGGCGCACTGGCAGAAGAATTTGGGTTAGATACCTACCCAAATCAGATTGAAGTTATCTGCTCCGAGCAGATGATGGATGCCTACTCCTCGGTAGGAATGCCAGTGGGTTATCACCACTGGTCTTTTGGCAAGCAATTTATCAGCGTGGAAAATAATTACCAGCGCGGATTGATGGGGCTGGCTTATGAAATAGTGATTAATTCTAATCCCTGCATCGCTTACCTCATGGAAGAAAATACCATGACAATGCAGGCTTTGGTGATTGCTCACGCCTCCTATGGGCACAACTCTTTCTTTAAAGGGAATTACCTGTTTCGCTCCTGGACAGATGCCAGCAGTATTATTGACTATCTGATCTTTGCCAAAAATTATATTTCCCGCTGTGAAGAGCGCTATGGGCTTGATGAAGTCGAGGCCATTCTCGACTCCTGTCATGCCCTAATGAATTACGGTGTAGATCGCTATAAACGCCCTTACCCAATCTCGGCTATTGAAGAAGAACGCCAACAGCAAGAGCGAGAAGAGTACCGCCAAAGACAGCTCAATGATTTATGGAGGACCATCCCAAAACTCGGTGACGGTATAGAGGAGACAAAGGAGAAACGCTTCCCCGAAGAGCCTCAGGAGAATATCCTGTACTTTGTTGAGAAAAATGCCCCTCTACTGGAAAACTGGCAACGGGAACTGGTGCGCATTGTACGTAAGCTGGCCCAATACTTTTATCCACAGCGGCAAACCCAAGTAATGAATGAGGGCTGGGCTACCTTCTGGCACTACACTCTCTTAACCGAGCTGTACAAGCGCGGGCGGGTGACTGAAGGCTTTATGATGGAGTTTCTACAAAGCCACACCAATGTTATCTACCAACCCTCTTTTGACAGCCCTCACTACAGCGGTATCAATCCCTATACCCTGGGCTTCAGTATTTTTACTGACTTACGGCGTATCTGTGAAAGCCCCACTGAAGAGGATCGCTGCTGGTTCCCAGACATTGCTGGAAGTAATTGGCGTGAAACCCTTCAGTTCGCCATGCGCGACTTCAAAGATGAAAGTTTTATTTTACAATTCCTGTCTCCCAAGGTTATGCGAGACATGAAACTATTTTGTATCAGCGACAACGATAAAGAGAACGATATCATTGTCAGCGCAATTCACGATGAGAGCGGTTATCGCCAGTTAAGGGAGAACCTTGCGGGACAGTACAACCTGGGCAATCGGGAACCGAATATCCAAGTATATTCAGTAGATACCCGTGGTGACCGTTCACTGACCCTGCACCATACGCAGCACCGCCGCCGACCTCTCGGTAAAGATACAACAGAGGTGCTAAGGCATCTTCACCGGCTATGGGGCTTCGATGTTCACCTGAACAGTTTGAACGGGGATCAAATAACGGCCAGTTGTCACTGCCCGGAGCAAGGTCGGGACCGACCGGAGGGTGAAGAGGAGTCCATGCTAATACCAAAACCCATTTAG
- a CDS encoding YeaH/YhbH family protein, which translates to MSYIIDRRLNGKKKSTVNRQRFLRRYKAHIKKAVGDAMNSRSIMDMDKGEQISIPTRDISEPLFSHGSGGHVERVLPGNKQFTAGDRIPRQGQRGGDGNGGGASDSGEGVDEFVFQISQEEFLDFMFEGLQLPNMIKQRLAGNESFQIVRAGISNEGTPGRLNVIRSLRAAHARRIALTSNKRRNLRNLEEDLSQEENKDTALRDQRKIEALKNQIAELRSRINRVPFLDDFDLKYNLLIRQPKPRSRAVMFCLMDVSGSMNQATKDMAKRFFLLLYLFLQRSYEYTEVVFIRHHTSAKEVDEEEFFYSRETGGTIVSSALKLMRRIIRDRYPASEWNIYGAQASDGDNWNDDSSTCHRILIDDIMPHVQYYSYVEITPRDHQALWEEYESVRTLFPDHFAMEQIVDVQDIYPVFRQLFRKKVTA; encoded by the coding sequence ATGAGCTATATCATCGACCGCCGCTTGAATGGAAAGAAAAAGAGTACGGTTAATCGGCAGCGATTCTTAAGGCGCTACAAAGCTCACATTAAGAAAGCTGTCGGCGACGCCATGAATAGCCGCTCTATTATGGACATGGATAAGGGAGAGCAAATCAGTATCCCTACTCGGGATATCAGCGAACCCTTATTTTCTCACGGTAGCGGTGGGCACGTAGAGCGAGTTCTACCCGGAAACAAGCAATTTACTGCTGGTGATCGTATCCCTCGTCAAGGTCAGCGAGGCGGTGATGGAAATGGTGGTGGTGCCAGTGATAGCGGGGAAGGGGTTGATGAATTTGTCTTCCAGATATCACAAGAAGAGTTTCTGGACTTTATGTTTGAGGGGCTCCAGCTGCCCAATATGATCAAGCAACGCCTGGCCGGCAACGAGTCTTTTCAAATAGTACGTGCCGGAATTAGTAATGAAGGAACTCCAGGTCGTCTCAATGTGATCCGCTCACTCAGGGCTGCCCATGCAAGACGCATCGCCTTGACCAGTAATAAGCGAAGAAACCTGCGCAATTTAGAGGAAGACCTATCCCAAGAAGAAAACAAAGATACTGCTCTGCGAGACCAGCGCAAAATTGAGGCTCTTAAAAACCAAATCGCCGAACTTCGCAGCCGTATCAATCGAGTCCCTTTCCTCGATGATTTCGACCTGAAATATAACCTGCTGATTCGACAACCAAAACCTCGATCTAGGGCAGTGATGTTTTGCCTGATGGATGTATCCGGCTCGATGAACCAAGCCACAAAGGATATGGCCAAACGCTTCTTCTTACTTTTATATTTGTTCCTACAGCGCAGTTATGAATATACAGAAGTCGTTTTTATTCGACACCACACTAGCGCCAAAGAAGTTGATGAAGAGGAGTTTTTCTATTCACGGGAAACTGGCGGCACCATTGTCTCAAGCGCGCTCAAATTAATGCGACGTATTATAAGAGATCGCTACCCCGCCAGCGAATGGAATATCTATGGAGCCCAGGCCTCAGATGGTGATAACTGGAACGATGACTCCAGTACCTGCCACCGAATCCTTATCGACGATATTATGCCCCATGTGCAGTATTACTCTTATGTGGAAATCACTCCCAGAGATCACCAGGCCCTGTGGGAAGAGTATGAAAGTGTCCGCACTTTATTCCCTGATCACTTTGCTATGGAGCAGATTGTCGATGTACAGGATATTTATCCGGTGTTCCGACAACTGTTCCGCAAAAAGGTGACTGCCTGA